A single Verrucomicrobiia bacterium DNA region contains:
- a CDS encoding ribose-phosphate pyrophosphokinase: MKIFSGTANRPLAYAICDYIGIRLGKCSVKAFPDGETFVKIEENVRGEDVFVVQPTSPPTNHHLMELFIMMDALRRSSANRITAVLPFYGYARQDRKDQPRVPITAKLVANLLVAAGANRVLTMDLHAQQIQGFFDIPVDHLYAAPVIYKYLHKKRLKDLVVVSPDVGGLKMAYAYSQHFSAALAIIAKRRKSATEVESTTIIGEVRGKNVLLVDDLTETAGTLTKGAELLRKKGAKSIVACVSHAILGDTGIERLRKSAIDELITTDTVVRPTIRGVKITTLSVAGLLGEAIKRIHNNSSVTSLFEANGGRTS; the protein is encoded by the coding sequence GTGAAAATTTTCAGTGGAACTGCCAATCGGCCGCTGGCGTATGCCATTTGCGATTACATCGGTATCCGCCTCGGTAAGTGCAGCGTCAAGGCCTTTCCCGATGGCGAGACCTTCGTAAAGATCGAGGAGAACGTGCGCGGCGAAGACGTCTTTGTCGTGCAACCGACTTCACCGCCGACGAACCATCATTTGATGGAACTCTTCATCATGATGGATGCGCTGCGCCGTTCCAGCGCCAATCGAATCACCGCCGTGCTGCCGTTTTATGGCTACGCGCGGCAGGATCGCAAAGATCAACCGCGCGTGCCGATCACCGCCAAACTGGTGGCAAATTTATTGGTGGCAGCCGGGGCGAACCGGGTGCTGACGATGGATTTGCACGCGCAGCAGATTCAAGGGTTTTTCGATATTCCAGTGGATCATCTCTATGCTGCCCCGGTAATTTACAAGTATTTGCACAAAAAGCGGCTCAAGGACCTTGTCGTCGTTAGTCCCGATGTTGGAGGATTGAAAATGGCCTATGCCTATTCGCAACATTTCTCAGCGGCACTGGCCATCATTGCCAAACGTCGGAAAAGCGCGACGGAAGTGGAATCCACCACCATCATTGGCGAGGTTCGGGGCAAAAATGTGCTGCTCGTGGATGACTTGACTGAAACGGCAGGAACACTGACCAAAGGCGCGGAATTGCTCAGGAAAAAGGGCGCGAAGAGCATTGTCGCCTGTGTTTCCCACGCGATTTTGGGGGATACGGGCATCGAAAGATTGCGTAAATCGGCGATTGACGAGTTGATTACAACTGATACAGTCGTGCGCCCGACAATTCGGGGAGTGAAAATCACCACTTTATCGGTGGCGGGTTTGTTGGGTGAAGCCATCAAGCGAATCCATAATAATTCGTCAGTGACCTCGTTGTTTGAAGCCAATGGCGGTCGCACCAGTTAA
- a CDS encoding 50S ribosomal protein L25 has protein sequence MPATIYGGKSKAENLEVVGAELNDLLHRSHSENILVDLEVEKTKRLALVQEVQHHPLSGKVVHVDFREVSETEPVVINVPVDTFGEASGVKNSGGVLEHIIFKLRVRALPKQLPDRIVVEVTELEVGQTIHVGDLKLPEGVEVIGNKLAPVVSVVKSKAEAEPVAAETAAAGEVEMTKEKKDAAAAPAAKGAAAKPDAKAAPAKK, from the coding sequence GTGCCCGCCACGATTTACGGTGGAAAATCCAAAGCCGAAAACCTGGAAGTGGTCGGGGCTGAGTTGAACGACCTGCTTCACCGTTCCCACTCGGAAAACATTTTGGTAGATCTCGAGGTCGAAAAAACAAAACGCCTCGCATTGGTTCAGGAAGTTCAGCATCACCCGTTGAGTGGTAAAGTCGTACATGTGGATTTCCGAGAGGTGAGCGAGACGGAGCCGGTTGTCATCAATGTGCCTGTTGATACCTTCGGCGAGGCTTCCGGCGTCAAGAATAGTGGCGGTGTGCTCGAACACATCATTTTTAAACTACGGGTTCGGGCTTTGCCCAAGCAACTACCGGATCGGATTGTTGTGGAGGTCACGGAACTCGAAGTGGGACAGACCATCCACGTCGGCGATCTCAAACTGCCTGAGGGCGTGGAAGTGATTGGCAACAAACTGGCCCCGGTGGTTTCTGTCGTGAAGTCCAAGGCTGAAGCGGAACCCGTGGCGGCTGAGACGGCTGCTGCTGGCGAAGTTGAAATGACGAAGGAAAAGAAAGACGCGGCCGCAGCGCCTGCCGCCAAGGGGGCCGCAGCGAAGCCGGATGCCAAAGCCGCTCCGGCCAAGAAATAA
- the pth gene encoding aminoacyl-tRNA hydrolase, giving the protein MEDWRLIVGLGNPGTEYARTRHNAGFMLLDQLAASWRVTWRDEKKFQSRLGKTERSGWRLLMCQPQTFMNLSGIAVGTLVKFYQLPLEHLLVVVDDADLPLGQIRLRPDGSSGGHHGLESIEQHLGSRQYARLRIGIGRQNERREISGHVLGRLSGEELTVMERVLIRAQAQVECWLDRGLQSAMSQFNGAVTDPNNEGTKQ; this is encoded by the coding sequence ATGGAAGATTGGCGTCTTATCGTGGGATTGGGCAATCCCGGGACGGAATACGCCAGGACGCGGCATAATGCGGGGTTTATGTTGCTCGATCAACTGGCGGCCAGTTGGCGGGTAACGTGGCGGGATGAGAAAAAGTTTCAGTCGCGTTTGGGCAAAACGGAACGGAGCGGCTGGCGCTTGTTGATGTGCCAGCCCCAGACGTTCATGAATTTAAGTGGTATTGCGGTTGGAACGCTGGTGAAGTTTTATCAGTTGCCGCTCGAACATTTGCTGGTGGTGGTGGATGATGCGGACTTGCCACTGGGGCAGATTCGCCTGCGACCGGACGGCAGCAGCGGCGGGCATCATGGATTGGAATCCATTGAGCAGCATTTGGGTTCGCGCCAATACGCCCGATTGCGAATTGGCATTGGGCGACAGAACGAGCGGCGGGAGATTTCGGGTCACGTTCTGGGCCGCCTGAGTGGCGAAGAACTGACGGTGATGGAAAGGGTTTTAATCCGGGCGCAGGCCCAGGTAGAGTGTTGGCTGGATCGCGGGTTGCAGTCGGCCATGAGTCAATTTAACGGGGCGGTAACCGACCCGAACAACGAAGGAACGAAGCAGTGA
- a CDS encoding 30S ribosomal protein S6 has protein sequence MKRYEGLFILNTAGKEDGVKDALDKISAEIAEAGGHIETVQKMERKTFARVADKRHSSGFYANVIFNSTPATVVALRNKFVRNDEVFRVIFTHSPAPKAAQ, from the coding sequence GTGAAACGATACGAAGGTTTATTCATCTTGAATACGGCGGGTAAGGAAGATGGCGTCAAAGACGCCCTCGACAAAATTTCCGCTGAGATCGCCGAAGCGGGCGGCCACATTGAAACCGTGCAGAAAATGGAGCGCAAAACTTTTGCGCGAGTGGCGGACAAACGACACAGCAGTGGCTTTTACGCCAACGTGATTTTTAACAGCACCCCGGCCACGGTCGTTGCGTTACGCAATAAATTCGTACGTAACGACGAGGTGTTCCGGGTGATCTTCACCCATTCACCCGCGCCCAAAGCGGCGCAGTAA
- the ssb gene encoding single-stranded DNA-binding protein has protein sequence MASFNKVILVGNLTRDPDLRYTPKGTAIAKIGVAVNRVWTNDAGERKEEVTFVDVDIFGRTAENVGKYMRKGRPILIEGRLRLDQWDDKQTGQKKSKLGVVAETVQFLGSAGGGGGEGEEGSSRRPSAPAAPPVNEGGDGDAPLESDDVPF, from the coding sequence ATGGCCAGTTTTAATAAAGTCATCTTGGTGGGGAATTTGACGCGCGACCCGGATCTGCGTTACACCCCCAAGGGCACGGCCATTGCCAAAATCGGCGTTGCGGTGAATCGCGTCTGGACCAATGACGCCGGCGAGCGCAAGGAGGAAGTCACGTTCGTGGACGTGGATATCTTTGGCCGCACGGCGGAGAATGTCGGCAAGTACATGCGCAAAGGCCGCCCGATTCTCATCGAAGGCCGATTGCGCCTCGATCAATGGGACGATAAACAAACCGGTCAAAAAAAGAGCAAGCTCGGGGTGGTGGCGGAGACCGTGCAATTTCTTGGCAGTGCGGGTGGAGGCGGTGGTGAAGGCGAGGAAGGTTCCAGTCGCCGCCCCAGCGCTCCGGCCGCGCCTCCAGTCAATGAAGGTGGAGACGGCGATGCCCCGCTGGAGAGCGACGACGTTCCCTTCTGA
- the rplI gene encoding 50S ribosomal protein L9 — protein MAKTEVILTHNIVGLGGESDQVKVAAGYARNYLLPQRLAIPLSAGNKRRLEALRQRRAQREAHEYNTMTELAKSLTKLVCLVKVKTGEDGKLFGAVTAGMIADELKQQFDVVLDRRKIHLEHPIKVLGEHEVELHLHAEVKGVLQVRVESTTPIAVAPAETAPSAEAPKTEKRGKRAGKEEAASGEKAKADKAPKSDKKVKKG, from the coding sequence ATGGCAAAGACAGAAGTCATTCTTACACACAACATCGTCGGTTTGGGCGGTGAATCGGATCAGGTTAAAGTTGCCGCCGGTTACGCCCGCAATTACCTCCTTCCGCAACGCCTGGCCATTCCGTTAAGCGCCGGGAATAAGCGCCGCCTCGAGGCCCTGCGCCAGCGCCGCGCCCAGCGGGAAGCTCATGAGTACAATACCATGACGGAACTTGCCAAGAGTCTGACCAAGCTGGTTTGTCTGGTGAAGGTCAAGACCGGTGAGGACGGCAAATTGTTTGGCGCCGTCACCGCCGGCATGATTGCCGATGAGTTGAAGCAACAATTTGATGTCGTGCTGGATCGCCGCAAGATTCACCTCGAGCACCCGATCAAGGTATTGGGTGAGCATGAGGTTGAATTGCATCTGCACGCGGAAGTGAAGGGCGTACTCCAGGTGCGCGTGGAAAGCACTACTCCGATCGCGGTTGCTCCAGCCGAAACCGCGCCGAGTGCCGAAGCGCCGAAAACTGAGAAACGGGGCAAGCGCGCAGGAAAAGAAGAGGCGGCTTCGGGTGAAAAAGCCAAAGCCGATAAAGCGCCGAAAAGCGACAAGAAGGTCAAAAAGGGATAA